The following coding sequences lie in one Pirellulales bacterium genomic window:
- a CDS encoding S53 family peptidase, which produces MESLEPRSMLSANAILVQPNVQGVLTPLTTAASVSVYTPAQIRAAYGFTGVSETGAGQTIAIVDAYGDPTISADLHAFDQQFGLADPKLSVVNETGGSSLPAANSGWDMEISLDVEWAHAIAPGANILLVEASSANLSDLLTAVNYARNAAGVSVVSMSWGTSDFTGEAAYNSYFTTPAGHTPVTFVASSGDSGAGASWPAIANNVLAVGGTTLKVTSSGGYTSESAWSGSGGGYSSNETEASYLTSLQSTGKQSDPDVSYDADPSTGFYVRDGGNWYDVGGTSAGAPQWSALIALANQGRAAKGEAALSNADQSLFSLPSSDFHDITTGSNGSYKATAGYDVVTGRGTPIANLIVNGLIAAANPTTATSSSTTTLAAKVATNAVDGGGATAAGPTGSDSGTSASTSGANVSTTASVSTATNSDVGMSSNTSISTANAAITRSSLGGDSPFVESAGEDQSVAGDAIGVGENEVFGDLPEANFASQFAIDADASPSSMHLHDAIENLLGVLVANEA; this is translated from the coding sequence ATGGAGTCGCTCGAACCGCGATCGATGCTCTCCGCAAACGCGATTCTGGTGCAGCCGAATGTGCAAGGTGTCCTGACCCCGCTGACGACGGCGGCCAGTGTTTCGGTGTACACGCCGGCGCAGATTCGCGCCGCATACGGATTCACGGGCGTTTCCGAAACGGGGGCCGGCCAAACGATCGCCATCGTCGACGCCTACGGGGATCCGACGATTTCGGCCGATCTACACGCCTTCGATCAGCAGTTCGGTTTGGCCGATCCGAAGCTGTCGGTGGTCAACGAGACCGGCGGGTCGAGCTTGCCGGCGGCAAATTCGGGATGGGATATGGAAATCTCGCTCGATGTCGAATGGGCACACGCGATCGCTCCCGGCGCGAACATCCTGCTGGTCGAAGCCAGTAGCGCGAACTTGAGCGATCTGCTTACAGCGGTGAATTACGCCCGCAATGCGGCCGGAGTAAGCGTCGTGTCGATGAGCTGGGGCACGAGCGACTTCACCGGCGAAGCGGCCTACAACTCTTACTTCACGACTCCCGCCGGACATACGCCGGTGACATTCGTCGCCTCTTCCGGCGACAGCGGCGCGGGAGCCAGTTGGCCGGCCATTGCCAACAACGTGTTGGCCGTCGGCGGCACGACACTGAAAGTCACGTCGTCTGGCGGCTACACAAGCGAATCGGCTTGGAGCGGCAGCGGCGGCGGCTATAGCAGCAACGAAACCGAAGCAAGCTATCTCACATCGTTGCAGAGCACCGGTAAACAAAGCGATCCCGATGTCTCTTATGATGCCGATCCGAGCACCGGCTTCTACGTCCGCGATGGCGGCAATTGGTACGATGTCGGCGGCACCAGCGCCGGCGCTCCGCAATGGTCGGCATTGATCGCACTGGCAAACCAGGGGCGAGCAGCGAAGGGTGAAGCGGCACTGAGCAATGCCGATCAATCGCTCTTCAGTCTTCCCAGCAGCGATTTCCACGACATTACCACCGGCAGCAACGGCTCGTACAAAGCGACTGCCGGCTACGACGTTGTCACCGGCCGCGGCACGCCGATCGCCAATCTGATCGTCAACGGCCTGATCGCCGCCGCGAATCCGACAACAGCGACGTCAAGCTCGACGACGACGCTCGCCGCTAAAGTCGCCACCAATGCGGTCGATGGCGGAGGCGCCACGGCTGCGGGCCCGACGGGTTCTGATTCCGGCACAAGCGCCTCGACATCCGGCGCCAATGTATCCACGACCGCGTCGGTTTCCACGGCAACCAACAGCGATGTTGGAATGAGCTCGAACACGAGCATTTCTACCGCAAACGCGGCGATTACACGATCGTCGCTCGGCGGCGATTCGCCGTTCGTCGAATCTGCTGGCGAAGATCAATCGGTTGCGGGCGACGCGATCGGCGTCGGCGAGAACGAGGTGTTCGGCGATCTCCCGGAGGCCAACTTTGCATCGCAGTTCGCGATCGATGCCGATGCGTCGCCGAGTTCGATGCATTTGCACGATGCGATCGAGAACTTGCTCGGTGTGCTCGTGGCGAACGAAGCATAG
- a CDS encoding DUF1501 domain-containing protein, translated as MLTIQGQPQRHPFCDGLTRRNFLKIGGLAMGGLTLPQVLRAEAAAGIAKSHKSVIMIFLPGGPPHLDFLDLKSDAPAEIRGELSPIKTNVAGIEISEMLPRLARIMDKLVVLRSITGATGDHYAFQCQTGRSHRQQPAGGWPSIGSVVSKFQGPADPSVPPFVGLAPPMGHMPWADPGQPGFLGIANAAFQPGQGAGMNDLVLQGVSLDRLRDRRALLSGLDRFRRDIDSSGTMAGMDAFEQQAFGVLTSSKLVEALDLSKEDPRVVARYGQGDPQNRDDGGPKLMSHFLLARRLVEAGARVVTCAFSRWDWHSQNFQACRQDMPLLDQGVSALVEDLYERGLDQDVSVIVWGEFGRTPQINKNAGRDHWPQVNCGLLAGGGMRTGQVIGATNRYGEFVTQRPVTFGEVFATLYHNLGIDVNTATLHDLTGRPQYLVDHAQPIHELV; from the coding sequence ATGTTGACGATTCAAGGTCAACCGCAACGCCATCCGTTTTGCGATGGTCTGACACGACGCAACTTCTTGAAAATCGGCGGTTTGGCGATGGGCGGGCTGACGCTGCCGCAAGTGTTGCGCGCGGAAGCCGCGGCCGGGATCGCCAAATCGCACAAATCCGTGATCATGATTTTTCTGCCGGGCGGACCGCCGCATCTCGATTTTCTCGATCTGAAGTCCGATGCGCCAGCGGAAATTCGCGGCGAACTTTCGCCGATCAAAACGAACGTCGCCGGCATTGAAATCAGCGAGATGCTGCCGCGACTGGCGCGAATCATGGACAAGCTCGTCGTGCTGCGATCAATCACCGGCGCCACGGGCGATCATTATGCGTTCCAGTGCCAGACCGGCCGCAGCCATCGCCAACAGCCGGCCGGCGGCTGGCCCTCGATCGGGTCGGTCGTTTCGAAATTCCAGGGGCCGGCCGATCCGTCGGTGCCGCCGTTCGTGGGCCTTGCGCCGCCGATGGGACACATGCCGTGGGCCGATCCAGGCCAGCCCGGCTTTCTCGGCATTGCCAACGCGGCCTTCCAGCCGGGCCAAGGCGCGGGCATGAACGATCTCGTGCTGCAAGGAGTTTCGCTCGACCGGCTGCGCGATCGCCGCGCGCTCTTGAGTGGCTTGGACCGCTTTCGCCGGGATATCGACTCCAGCGGCACGATGGCCGGCATGGATGCGTTCGAGCAGCAAGCGTTTGGCGTGCTGACGTCGAGCAAACTTGTCGAAGCCCTCGATCTGTCGAAGGAAGACCCGCGCGTCGTGGCGCGCTATGGCCAGGGCGACCCACAGAATCGCGACGACGGCGGTCCGAAACTGATGTCGCACTTTCTGCTGGCCCGCCGGCTGGTCGAGGCCGGTGCCCGCGTCGTCACATGCGCATTCAGCCGCTGGGATTGGCACAGCCAAAATTTCCAGGCCTGCCGGCAAGACATGCCGCTCTTGGATCAAGGCGTAAGCGCCCTGGTCGAAGATTTATACGAGCGCGGGCTGGATCAAGACGTTTCGGTAATCGTGTGGGGCGAATTCGGCCGCACGCCGCAGATCAACAAGAATGCCGGCCGAGACCACTGGCCGCAGGTGAATTGCGGGCTATTGGCCGGCGGCGGAATGCGCACGGGCCAAGTAATCGGGGCTACGAACCGTTACGGCGAATTCGTCACCCAGCGGCCCGTCACCTTCGGCGAAGTTTTCGCGACCCTCTACCACAACCTGGGCATCGACGTAAACACCGCCACGCTCCACGACCTGACCGGCCGCCCGCAATACCTGGTCGACCACGCCCAACCGATCCACGAACTGGTGTGA
- the cphA gene encoding cyanophycin synthetase, with product MEFRKVLALRGPNYWANFPVLEGWLDLGEFKDSPSDQLPGFNERLMAWLPTMIEHRCSIGERGGFFERLRRGTWQGHIIEHVALELQTLAGSDVGFGRTRETLEDGVYKVAVEFEEESLGRAALESARLLCLAAIHNTPFDVAAEVQTLREVNQKSRLGPSTASIVHAALARGIPARRLNNESLVQLGYGSRQRRILAAETDRTGAIAEAIAQDKELTRTLLRSVGVPVPEGRTVESADDAWSAAEKIGLPVVVKPQYGNQGRGVATNLKTREQVVAAYEAAREESSHIMVEQFAPGEDYRLLVVGDRVVAAARREPAMVFGDGQHSINELIRRVNEDPRRGDDHATALSKIQLDPVALQVLAAQGFAPESIPPVGSRVLIRRNANLSTGGTAADVTDLVHPAVAERAVEAARVVGLDIAGVDVVAQDVGRPLEEQWGVIVEVNAAPGLRMHLEPSSGKPRPVGEAILGTLFAEGETGRIPIVAVTGVNGKTTTTRFIGHILRGAGRRVGMTCTEGIFVDSRRIQTGDCSGPQSAQAVLLNPHVDAAVLETARGGILRAGLGFDRCDVAVVTNIGEGDHLGLNDIDTLEKLARVKRTIVEALGPSGVAVLNAQDQLVADMASYCRGSVVFFSLNPNDPVVGAHRQKGGRAVIVRDGTILLCERELEVPLVALDRVPLAHGGRIGFQVENTLASVGAAWGLGLMRDAIRAGLETFTADMEHIPGRFNLLDIHGVTVVVDYGHNPSSLVALIAALDQFPHKRRTAVYTCAGDRRDCDMIRQGELLGAAFDRIILYEDHYVRGRREGEIMGLLQQGLTSGNRVRDIQEIRGAVTAIETALRTVRLGELLMIQADTIDETVAFLQHYLATHTDGREIDLREALAVARPVAAEASADAAIALAVQGVD from the coding sequence ATGGAATTCAGGAAGGTGCTGGCGTTGCGTGGGCCAAACTATTGGGCCAACTTCCCCGTGTTGGAAGGTTGGCTCGATTTGGGCGAATTCAAGGATTCTCCCTCCGATCAACTCCCCGGCTTCAACGAACGGCTGATGGCGTGGCTGCCCACGATGATCGAGCACCGCTGCAGTATCGGCGAGCGCGGGGGGTTCTTTGAACGGCTCCGCCGCGGCACTTGGCAGGGGCACATCATCGAACACGTGGCGTTGGAATTGCAAACCTTGGCTGGCAGCGATGTCGGTTTCGGCCGCACTCGCGAGACGCTTGAAGACGGCGTGTACAAAGTTGCGGTCGAATTCGAGGAAGAATCGCTTGGCCGAGCGGCACTCGAGTCCGCTCGGCTCCTTTGCCTGGCCGCGATCCATAACACGCCGTTCGATGTCGCCGCGGAAGTTCAAACGCTTCGCGAGGTGAATCAGAAATCGCGTCTTGGCCCCAGCACGGCTTCGATCGTCCACGCCGCGCTAGCCCGCGGTATTCCGGCGCGGCGATTGAACAATGAAAGCCTCGTGCAATTGGGCTACGGTTCCCGGCAGCGGAGGATTCTCGCCGCGGAAACGGATCGCACCGGCGCCATTGCCGAAGCCATCGCGCAGGATAAAGAATTGACCCGCACGCTGTTGCGGTCCGTTGGAGTGCCGGTGCCCGAAGGCCGCACGGTCGAAAGCGCCGACGACGCCTGGTCAGCCGCCGAAAAAATCGGCCTGCCCGTCGTCGTCAAGCCGCAATACGGCAATCAAGGCCGCGGCGTCGCAACCAATCTCAAGACGCGCGAACAGGTCGTTGCGGCATACGAGGCGGCGAGGGAAGAGAGTTCGCATATCATGGTCGAACAGTTCGCGCCGGGCGAAGACTATCGCCTGCTGGTAGTCGGCGATCGCGTGGTGGCCGCGGCCCGTCGCGAACCGGCAATGGTGTTCGGCGATGGCCAGCATTCCATCAACGAATTGATTCGCCGCGTGAACGAAGATCCCCGCCGGGGCGACGATCATGCGACCGCACTTAGCAAGATCCAACTCGACCCCGTCGCATTGCAAGTGCTCGCCGCACAGGGCTTCGCGCCCGAGAGCATCCCGCCGGTTGGGAGCCGAGTGCTCATTCGGCGAAACGCCAATTTGAGCACCGGCGGCACCGCTGCCGACGTGACTGACCTGGTTCATCCCGCGGTTGCCGAGCGGGCCGTCGAAGCGGCGCGGGTGGTTGGACTCGATATTGCCGGAGTCGATGTGGTTGCGCAAGATGTCGGCCGCCCGCTAGAGGAGCAGTGGGGCGTGATTGTCGAAGTGAATGCCGCCCCGGGACTGCGGATGCATTTGGAGCCGTCGTCGGGTAAACCGCGCCCGGTCGGCGAGGCCATTCTCGGCACACTCTTCGCCGAAGGCGAAACCGGTCGGATTCCGATCGTCGCCGTCACCGGCGTCAACGGCAAGACGACCACCACCCGCTTCATCGGCCATATCCTGCGTGGCGCCGGCCGCCGTGTCGGCATGACCTGCACCGAGGGGATTTTCGTCGATAGCCGGCGAATTCAAACCGGCGATTGCAGCGGACCGCAAAGCGCCCAAGCCGTGCTGCTCAATCCGCATGTCGATGCGGCCGTGCTCGAAACTGCCCGCGGCGGCATTCTGCGGGCCGGGCTCGGCTTCGATCGCTGCGATGTCGCCGTCGTGACCAACATCGGCGAAGGCGACCATCTCGGCTTGAACGATATCGACACACTCGAAAAACTAGCGCGCGTCAAGCGCACGATCGTCGAGGCGCTCGGCCCCAGCGGCGTCGCGGTGCTCAATGCACAAGATCAGCTCGTGGCCGATATGGCATCGTATTGCCGCGGCAGCGTCGTGTTTTTCTCGCTCAATCCGAATGATCCGGTGGTCGGGGCACATCGGCAAAAAGGAGGCCGGGCCGTGATCGTGCGCGATGGCACGATTCTACTTTGCGAGCGCGAATTGGAAGTGCCGCTCGTGGCGCTCGATCGAGTGCCGCTGGCCCATGGTGGCCGGATCGGCTTTCAAGTGGAAAATACGCTCGCCTCGGTCGGGGCGGCATGGGGCCTCGGCCTGATGCGCGACGCCATTCGCGCCGGATTGGAAACGTTCACCGCCGACATGGAGCACATTCCCGGCCGCTTCAACTTGCTCGATATTCACGGCGTAACGGTGGTGGTGGACTATGGCCATAATCCGTCGTCGCTCGTGGCCCTGATTGCGGCTCTGGATCAATTCCCGCACAAACGCCGCACGGCCGTATACACCTGCGCCGGCGATCGCCGCGATTGCGACATGATCCGCCAAGGCGAACTTCTCGGCGCCGCTTTCGACCGCATCATCTTGTACGAAGATCACTATGTTCGCGGCCGCCGCGAGGGCGAAATCATGGGGCTGCTGCAGCAGGGACTGACGAGCGGCAATCGCGTTCGCGACATCCAGGAAATCCGCGGAGCGGTGACGGCAATCGAAACCGCCCTGCGCACGGTTCGCCTTGGCGAGTTGCTAATGATCCAGGCCGACACGATCGACGAGACCGTCGCCTTCCTGCAGCATTACCTCGCCACTCACACCGACGGCCGCGAGATCGATCTCCGCGAAGCTCTGGCCGTCGCTCGCCCCGTCGCCGCCGAAGCATCGGCCGACGCGGCAATCGCGCTGGCCGTCCAAGGCGTCGATTAA
- a CDS encoding type II toxin-antitoxin system HicB family antitoxin produces MTRQAIVIENAGPNFGGYLPDLPGCVATGATVEGTESLLREAVALHLDDMREDGIPIPDPSRVVE; encoded by the coding sequence ATGACCCGCCAGGCGATCGTTATCGAGAACGCTGGACCGAACTTCGGCGGTTACCTTCCAGACTTGCCGGGATGCGTGGCAACGGGCGCGACGGTCGAAGGAACGGAATCTTTGCTGCGCGAGGCCGTTGCATTGCACCTCGACGACATGCGGGAAGACGGAATCCCGATTCCCGATCCGTCGCGCGTCGTTGAGTAG
- a CDS encoding RtcB family protein codes for MNQHRGNIHAWLAEPLSREISQRIDHLAAIEGVERIAIMPDVHLAEQVCVGLIVATRVKIFPAAVGSDIGCGMAAVRCAAEADLLADEQPAAKLLAGLYRTIPALKQHRTSAAANLPEELLRLPLSHPRLERLKSRDGRLQLGTLGRGNHFLEFQSDDEGFLWLMVHSGSRGMGHAISAHHGAIAGDPSSAKQPAGFEADSEAGRAYLSDAAWAELYAAQNRLVILAAVGELLEDLFSIGLDRDSLIHANHNHVRTELHDGNRYWVHRKGALSAKAGEPGLIPGSMGTASFHTVGRGCSAALSSSSHGAGRALSRAAAMKSIGERQLLREMRGVWFDHRHGDQLRDEAPSAYKDIFAVMRAQRDLMRIVRQLRPVLSFKGL; via the coding sequence ATGAATCAACATCGCGGGAATATCCATGCATGGCTCGCCGAGCCACTGAGTCGAGAGATTTCGCAAAGGATCGACCATCTCGCTGCAATTGAAGGTGTGGAGCGGATCGCGATCATGCCGGACGTTCACCTGGCCGAACAAGTGTGCGTCGGCTTGATCGTGGCCACGCGGGTGAAAATCTTTCCCGCGGCGGTGGGAAGCGATATCGGCTGTGGCATGGCCGCAGTGCGATGTGCGGCAGAAGCCGATCTTCTGGCCGACGAGCAGCCAGCCGCGAAGCTGTTGGCCGGGTTGTATAGAACGATTCCAGCGTTGAAGCAGCACCGAACAAGCGCGGCGGCGAATCTGCCCGAGGAACTCCTGCGATTGCCGTTGAGCCATCCTCGGCTGGAAAGGCTCAAATCGCGCGACGGGCGATTGCAACTGGGAACATTGGGCCGCGGCAACCATTTCTTGGAATTTCAGAGCGACGACGAAGGTTTCCTCTGGCTGATGGTCCACAGCGGATCGCGCGGCATGGGACATGCGATCAGCGCGCATCATGGGGCGATTGCCGGAGACCCCTCATCGGCGAAACAGCCGGCCGGTTTCGAGGCCGATTCCGAGGCCGGACGAGCGTATCTGTCTGACGCAGCCTGGGCGGAACTTTATGCGGCCCAAAACCGGCTGGTAATTCTTGCCGCCGTCGGAGAATTGCTGGAAGATCTGTTTTCGATCGGCCTCGACCGTGATTCGCTGATCCATGCGAATCACAACCATGTTCGTACCGAACTGCACGACGGCAATCGGTATTGGGTGCACCGCAAAGGAGCGCTTTCGGCCAAAGCGGGCGAGCCGGGACTGATTCCAGGTTCGATGGGAACCGCCAGCTTCCATACCGTCGGGCGAGGTTGCTCCGCCGCACTTTCTTCAAGCTCGCATGGGGCCGGCCGAGCGCTGAGCCGAGCCGCCGCGATGAAATCGATCGGCGAGCGGCAACTATTGCGAGAAATGCGAGGCGTGTGGTTCGATCATCGCCACGGCGACCAACTCCGTGACGAAGCCCCGTCCGCGTACAAAGACATCTTCGCCGTCATGCGGGCGCAGCGAGACTTGATGCGAATCGTTCGTCAATTGCGGCCGGTGCTGAGCTTCAAAGGGCTCTAG